A window of Solanum stenotomum isolate F172 chromosome 3, ASM1918654v1, whole genome shotgun sequence contains these coding sequences:
- the LOC125860705 gene encoding basic endochitinase, giving the protein MRLLVLGLFSVLCLKCVLAQDVGSVINKNLFERIFLHRNDAACAAKGFYTYEAFITATKSFAAFGTTGDTNTRKKEIAAFLAQTSHETTGGWATAPDGPYSWGYCFKQEQGSPGDYCVSNQQWPCAPGKKYFGRGPIQISYNYNYGPAGRAIGVNLLNNPDLVANDAVVSFKTALWFWMTPQQPKPSAHDVITGRWSPSAADSAAGRVPGFGVITNIINGGIECSKGSNAQMDNRIGFYRRYCQILGVDPGNNLDCANQRPFGQ; this is encoded by the exons atgaggcTTTTAGTATTGGGTTTGTTTAGTGTTTTGTGTCTAAAATGTGTTTTGGCACAAGATGTTGGTAGtgttattaataaaaatttatttgagaGAATATTTCTGCATCGAAACGATGCTGCTTGTGCTGCGAAAGGCTTCTATACTTATGAAGCTTTTATAACAGCAACTAAATCATTTGCTGCCTTTGGAACTACCGGTGATACTAATACTCGTAAGAAGGAAATTGCTGCCTTTTTGGCTCAAACTTCTCATGAAACTACTG GTGGATGGGCAACAGCACCAGATGGACCATATTCATGGGGATATTGCTTCAAACAGGAACAAGGAAGCCCTGGAGATTACTGTGTTTCAAATCAACAGTGGCCTTGTGCTCCTGGCAAAAAGTACTTTGGTCGAGGTCCTATCCAAATTTCCTA CAATTACAACTATGGACCAGCAGGGAGAGCAATAGGTGTGAATCTGCTAAACAACCCAGATTTGGTAGCAAATGATGCAGTAGTGTCATTCAAAACAGCGTTGTGGTTCTGGATGACACCACAGCAGCCAAAACCATCGGCACACGATGTCATTACTGGAAGATGGAGTCCCTCTGCTGCTGATTCTGCCGCTGGCCGCGTCCCAGGCTTTGGTGTGATCACCAACATCATCAATGGTGGAATTGAATGTAGCAAAGGTTCAAATGCACAAATGGATAACAGAATTGGGTTCTATAGGAGATATTGTCAAATTTTGGGAGTTGATCCTGGAAACAATTTGGACTGTGCTAATCAAAGGCCATTTGGACAGTAG
- the LOC125858513 gene encoding protein DETOXIFICATION 45, chloroplastic-like — protein sequence MAVLKLPVAVTCGRTSGTECSARRTLNKPFLIKTSTWNNYLGSRSTKRSKLNNVIRNCGLSSDDQAVDYNLDSSNLEEKFGSTRDRLSNEGAIALSGTYIDQLPTQDVQTELIVLSLPAIAGQAIEPLAQLMETAYIGRMGALELASAGISVSIFNIISKVFNIPLLSVATSFVAEDISKFADEDSTAAERKALPSVSTALVLSAGIGLIEAAAMYLGSGPFLSIMGLSTDSTMRIPAEHFLKLRALGAPAVVLYLAVQGIFRGFKDTRTPVMCLGLGNLSAVLFFPVFMYTFQLGITGAAISTVASQYIVAILMLWKLNEKTVLLQPNIRNLHFGGYLKSGGFLLGRTLAAVLTVTLSTSMAARLGAIPMAAHQICLQVWLSASLLADAQAASGQALIASSFARKDYGRVKLITHVALKSGLATGILLAIILGLSFPSFAKCFTNDSQVLDIVRSGLLFVSASQPLNALAYIFDGLHYGVSDFPYAAISMMIVGALASIFLIYAPPIIGLPGVWSGLTIFMGLRSVAGFMRLSAKNGPWWFLQDSQENEVASS from the exons ATGGCAGTGCTTAAGCTCCCAGTTGCAGTAACGTGCGGAAGAACTAGTGGTACAGAATGTTCAGCAAGAAGAACCTTAAACAAACCCTTTTTAATTAAGACTTCAACATGGAACAATTATCTTGGATCAAGATCTACCAAGAGGTCTAAATTGAACAATGTTATTAGAAATTGTGGGTTATCCAGTGATGACCAAGCTGTTGATTACAACTTAGATTCTTCTAATCTTGAAGAGAAATTTGGCTCAACCAGAGATCGACTCTCAAATGAAGGAGCTAT TGCATTGTCAGGGACATATATTGATCAATTGCCAACTCAGGATGTACAAACTGAACTTATAGTGCTTTCTTTGCCTGCTATTGCTGGACAAGCAATTGAACCATTGGCACAACTAATGGAGACAGCTTATATTGGACGAATGG GTGCATTGGAGTTGGCATCAGCTGGCATTTCTGTATCAATCTTTAACATAATATCAAAGGTGTTCAATATCCCTCTCCTGAGTGTGGCAACGTCATTTGTGGCTGAAGACATCTCTAAGTTTGCAGATGAGGATTCCACAGCTG CTGAAAGAAAGGCACTTCCGTCTGTCTCCACTGCCTTAGTTTTATCTGCTGGGATTGGTTTGATTGAAGCTGCAGCAATGTATCTCGGTTCTGGACCATTTCTCAGCATCATGGGTTTATCAACG GATTCAACCATGCGCATTCCAGCGGAGCATTTTCTTAAACTTAGAGCGCTTGGTGCTCCAGCTGTTGTGCTTTATCTGGCTGTGCAAGGCATCTTCCGTGGGTTTAAGGACACAAGGACCCCTGTAATGTGCTTAG GATTGGGGAATCTGTCAGCTGTACTTTTCTTTCCCGTCTTCATGTATACTTTTCAGCTGGGCATCACTGGTGCCGCCATTTCTACTGTTGCATCTCA ATATATTGTGGCCATTTTGATGTTATGGAAGCTTAATGAAAAGACGGTGTTGCTGCAGCCAAACATTAGGAACTTGCATTTTGGTGGCTATTTAAAATCGG GTGGTTTCCTTCTTGGGAGAACTCTAGCTGCTGTTCTTACAGTAACTTTGAGCACATCAATGGCGGCTCGATTAGGAGCAATACCCATGGCTGCCCATCAGATATGCTTGCAAGTGTGGTTGTCTGCCTCGCTACTGGCAGATGCCCAAGCTGCATCTGGTCAG GCTCTCATTGCAAGTTCTTTTGCAAGGAAGGACTATGGCAGAGTTAAGTTGATCACACATGTAGCTTTAAAG TCAGGATTAGCTACTGGAATTTTGTTAGCCATTATATTGGGTCTATCCTTTCCATCTTTCGCGAAGTGCTTTACAAATGACTCTCAAGTGCTAGACATTGTTAGATCTGGTTTACTG TTTGTTAGTGCCAGTCAACCCCTTAATGCTCTAGCCTATATTTTTGATGGGCTACACTATGGTGTTTCGGATTTTCCTTATGCAGCTATCTCAATG ATGATCGTGGGTGCTCTCGCTtcaatatttcttatttatgcTCCTCCTATTATTGGTCTTCCTGGTGTTTGGTCTGGTTTGACTATTTTCATGGGGTTGCGCTCAGTGGCTGGTTTCATGAG ATTATCAGCGAAAAATGGTCCATGGTGGTTCTTACAGGACTCACAAGAAAATGAG GTTGCATCATCATAG
- the LOC125858733 gene encoding butanoate--CoA ligase AAE1-like, which produces MSVHLLKDSSKLCIFNQLQPKRSNLILLCHHHHDEVESSSLSSSSSWPSIKSCDANYVALTPISFLQRAANVFSERTSVIYGPSSITYTWEQTHTRCLKLASALVHHLGISRGHVVATLAPNVPAIQELNFAVPMAGAVLCSLNTRLDSAMLSTLLMHSETKIIFVDQQFLQLAQEALSIISSKNTKPPLLVVIISEKSNNSITNTWDYESLLESGDRDFAIRWPITEFDPISINYTSGTTSRPKGVVYSHRGAYLNSIATFLAHEMSTLPIYLWTVPTFHCNGWCMIWGLAAVGGTNVCLRSVSPKEIFESISLYKVTHMGGAPTVLNMIVNTPSCDRKPLPHKVKIMTGGSPPPPQMISRMEELGFGVIHIYGLTETHGVGTYCLWKPEWDSLPSDERLILKARQGVQHLCVEEVDVRDSITMKKVPADGVTMGEVMFRGNTVMSGYLKDQKATDEAFRGGWFHSGDLAVKHPDGYIEVKDRSKDIIISGGENISTIEVETVLYSLPAVLEAAVVARPDNHWGQTPCAFVKLKEGYDVSSQEIINFCRDNLPHYMAPRTVIFQDLPKTSTGKIQKSILREKAEALGSLF; this is translated from the exons ATGAGTGTTCACTTGTTGAAGGACTCCTCAAAATTATGTATCTTTAATCAACTTCAGCCTAAGAGGTCCAACTTGATCTTGTTGTGCCATCATCATCATGATGAAGTTGAGTCGTCATCATTGTCATCGTCTTCTTCATGGCCATCCATAAAATCATGTGATGCAAATTATGTTGCATTGACACCCATAAGTTTCTTGCAGAGAGCAGCCAATGTTTTTAGTGAAAGAACTTCAGTTATATATGGCCCTTCATCAATCACCTACACTTGGGAACAGACACATACTAGGTGTCTCAAGCTTGCTTCTGCTCTTGTTCATCATTTGGGGATTTCTCGTGGCCATGTG GTTGCTACACTAGCCCCTAATGTACCAGCAATACAGGAGCTGAATTTTGCAGTACCAATGGCTGGAGCAGTTCTTTGTTCATTAAACACACGTCTCGATTCAGCTATGTTATCAACACTTCTAATGCATTCAGAAACAAAGATCATATTTGTAGATCAACAGTTTCTCCAACTTGCTCAAGAAGCACTTTCTATTATTTCTAGCAAGAACACCAAACCACCTCTTCTTGTTGTAATAATCTCAGAAAAATCTAACAATTCCATTACTAACACTTGGGATTATGAAAGTCTCCTTGAAAGTGGGGACAGAGATTTTGCTATTAGGTGGCCAATAACAGAATTTGACCCTATTAGCATTAACTATACTTCTGGAACAACATCAAGACCCAAAGGAGTTGTTTACAGTCATAGAGGTGCATACCTCAATTCTATTGCCACATTTTTGGCTCATGAGATGAGCACACTCCCTATTTATCTTTGGACTGTTCCAACATTTCACTGCAATGGATGGTGCATGATATGGGGTCTAGCAGCAGTAGGTGGCACTAATGTTTGTCTCAGAAGTGTATCtccaaaagaaatatttgaaagtatTTCACTGTACAAGGTGACACATATGGGTGGTGCACCTACTGTCTTGAACATGATAGTGAATACGCCGTCATGTGACCGGAAACCACTTCCACACAAGGTGAAGATTATGACAGGTGgttcaccaccaccaccacaaaTGATTTCCAGAATGGAGGAGTTGGGGTTTGGAGTAATTCACATTTATGGACTAACGGAGACACATGGTGTAG GTACATATTGCTTGTGGAAGCCTGAGTGGGATTCTTTGCCTTCAGATGAAAGACTTATACTGAAAGCTAGACAAGGAGTGCAACATCTTTGTGTTGAGGAAGTTGATGTAAGAGATTCTATCACCATGAAGAAGGTGCCCGCGGATGGTGTAACAATGGGAGAAGTCATGTTTAGAGGGAACACAGTAATGAGTGGATATTTAAAAGATCAAAAAGCAACAGATGAAGCTTTTAGAGGTGGATGGTTTCATAGTGGTGATCTTGCTGTAAAACATCCTGATGGTTATATAGAAGTAAAGGATCGTtcaaaagatattataatatcTGGTGGAGAAAACATAAGCACTATTGAGGTGGAAACAGTTTTGTATAGtcttccagcagttttagaagcAGCAGTAGTCGCTCGACCAGATAACCACTGGGGACAGACACCTTGTGCATTTGTGAAGTTGAAGGAGGGATATGATGTAAGTTCTCAAGAAATTATCAACTTCTGCAGGGATAATTTGCCTCATTACATGGCACCTCGGACAGTTATATTTCAGGATCTCCCAAAAACTTCAACTGGAAAGATACAGAAATCTATCCTAAGGGAGAAAGCAGAAGCCTTGGGCAGTCTTTtctga